One window from the genome of Haladaptatus paucihalophilus DX253 encodes:
- a CDS encoding methionine synthase produces MSGGSPRDSKNERGGTTRESPDDARNQFRPEDHDNDHFILTTIVGSYPKPKWVDRSRELYEDPDADFDEDAWEEAQNDASRLITKEHERAGLDVVVDGEMRRNEMVEYFAHRISGYEFNGPVKVWGHNYFDKPSVVTDVEYDETWLVDEYEFTSEVADRPVKVPITGPYTLASWSFNEAYDDEESLAYDLADLVNEEIKKLVESGARYIQIDEPALATTPDDHAIVGECLERIADGISVSGANGGQSDESDAVPEDVYLGLHVCYGDYSRIYPEMLDYPVDEFDLELANGDYEQLDVFRDPEFTANLALGVTDAHTAEVESVEEIKENIKKGLEIVPPEQLTVSPDCGLKLLPREVAYGKMANMVQAAREVEAELDSGEIDVRNAPVSADD; encoded by the coding sequence ATGAGTGGCGGGTCGCCACGCGACTCGAAAAACGAGCGGGGAGGAACGACCCGCGAGTCGCCAGACGATGCTCGAAACCAGTTCCGTCCGGAGGACCACGACAACGACCACTTCATCCTGACGACCATCGTCGGAAGCTACCCCAAGCCGAAGTGGGTGGACCGCTCGCGCGAACTCTACGAGGACCCGGACGCCGACTTCGACGAGGACGCGTGGGAGGAGGCACAGAACGACGCCTCGCGTCTCATCACGAAGGAGCACGAGCGCGCCGGATTGGACGTCGTGGTGGACGGCGAGATGCGGCGCAACGAGATGGTCGAGTACTTCGCCCACCGCATCTCGGGCTACGAGTTCAACGGCCCGGTGAAGGTGTGGGGTCACAACTACTTCGACAAGCCGAGCGTCGTCACGGACGTCGAGTACGACGAGACGTGGCTCGTGGACGAGTACGAGTTCACCAGCGAGGTGGCGGACCGTCCCGTCAAAGTCCCCATCACCGGCCCGTACACGCTGGCGAGTTGGAGTTTCAACGAGGCCTACGACGACGAGGAGTCGCTGGCCTACGACCTCGCCGACTTGGTGAACGAGGAGATAAAGAAACTGGTCGAGTCGGGTGCGCGCTACATCCAAATCGACGAACCGGCGCTGGCGACGACGCCGGACGACCACGCCATCGTCGGCGAGTGTCTGGAGCGCATCGCGGACGGAATCTCCGTGAGCGGAGCGAACGGAGGCCAGTCGGACGAGTCCGACGCCGTTCCGGAGGACGTCTATCTCGGCCTGCACGTCTGCTACGGTGACTACTCGCGTATCTACCCCGAGATGCTGGACTACCCGGTGGACGAGTTCGACCTCGAACTCGCCAACGGCGACTACGAGCAACTCGACGTGTTCCGCGACCCCGAGTTCACCGCGAACCTCGCGCTCGGCGTCACCGACGCCCACACCGCCGAAGTCGAGAGCGTCGAGGAAATCAAGGAGAACATCAAGAAGGGACTCGAAATCGTTCCCCCCGAACAGCTCACCGTCAGCCCCGACTGCGGCCTGAAACTCCTCCCGCGCGAGGTGGCCTACGGCAAGATGGCGAACATGGTGCAGGCGGCGCGCGAAGTGGAAGCCGAGTTGGATTCGGGAGAAATCGACGTTCGGAACGCGCCCGTCTCCGCCGACGACTGA
- a CDS encoding HemK2/MTQ2 family protein methyltransferase — MTDLAERRGTETKVYQPAEDSHLLAEVAAEEIAGDELVLEVGTGSGYVSEYVAEETGARVVGADVNPHACANARERGVEAVRADLVSPFRDGAFDAVLFNPPYLPTDPDEERDDWMERALSGGESGREVIDPFLDAVGRVLAPGGRVFLLVSSLSGVEEVVSRAGENGFSAVALRDESFPFETLTILKLVR, encoded by the coding sequence ATGACAGACCTCGCGGAACGACGCGGAACGGAGACGAAGGTGTACCAACCGGCGGAGGACTCACACCTCCTCGCCGAAGTGGCGGCCGAGGAGATAGCGGGAGACGAGTTGGTCCTCGAAGTCGGCACGGGGTCGGGCTACGTCTCGGAGTACGTGGCCGAGGAGACGGGTGCCCGCGTCGTGGGAGCGGACGTGAATCCACACGCCTGCGCGAACGCACGCGAGCGCGGCGTCGAGGCGGTCCGGGCGGATTTGGTGTCGCCGTTCCGCGACGGGGCGTTCGACGCGGTGCTGTTCAACCCGCCGTATCTGCCGACCGACCCCGACGAGGAGCGCGACGACTGGATGGAACGCGCCCTCTCCGGCGGCGAGTCGGGTCGGGAAGTCATCGACCCGTTCCTCGATGCGGTCGGGCGGGTGCTCGCACCGGGTGGACGTGTGTTCCTCCTCGTCAGCAGTCTCTCGGGCGTGGAGGAGGTCGTCTCGCGGGCGGGTGAGAACGGATTTAGCGCCGTTGCGCTCCGCGACGAGTCGTTCCCGTTCGAGACGCTGACGATTCTGAAACTCGTCAGATAA